The DNA window GCGTCTCAGGCGTCGATCCATGGTGTATGATAGCGGTCGAAAAAACGTGCTGCAAAACGGATATATGGTCAGTCGTTATCTATACATTCTGCTCGGCGAGTGCTGTATGTTATTTATAGTTTACAAAATACACACAATCTATAAATGTTCTTAAGTAACGCTGCGGTTTTCTCTAGTTTCTTTGTGTTATTCTCTaattttctgtatttatttgtgtttgcgCGCCGAAAGGAAAAGCGACGTCGCTGCCGCAACTGTACATTCTGCAGGCAGCGACGCTGGCAGAACGCGCTCTCTTCTATTGGCTTGTATTATTTAAGCGctgttaaatttatttttagcagcTTTTAACGCTTCGCCACTTAGTTACTCACTTCTGATGCGATTTATTTGCAGTTTTTCACTTTATCGGGCTATTGAAACGCCGTAAATTCAGCATAAATCACTAGATAAAAAAGACGCGCGTCTCACTGTCGGCGGCTGAGGAAATTTTGTTGTAAAATGAGCGCGGCCCGTTTGCGTTGGTATTTTTCAGTGCTGGCTAACGCCGAAAGACGTCTAACAGCACGCGGCACGAAGTTAACAGTGAATTAGTGGACACTTTaagacaaattaaaatatattttaccaTTATTATCTTAAAGTCTTAGAATTATTTGTACACATTTTTACAATACCATCAACTTTCATCGAACCAGATCatcacaaaaatattttaagtccATAACCAACTATTTTAAGTATTTGATCTCTGCAAAGCCTTACAGTGCTCATTCTATGTATGTAGCTTATGAAGAGTCAAACTTTTCGTTATAGTCGGCTTGTGAATTATTTGTGCAAGAGAAAGAATactgaaaattaaaatttttgagAAACATATaactatttacaaaataaagaaTCTAACAAACTTAAAGCTTATTAAGaacaattttttcttttgaccTTAaggtaaataatttatttagccaAAAATGAGCTAGAGTGCCAGATCTGGCGTGTGGCAGAAGAGTGACAGTCATTTCTGGTATTTTTTAGCACATTCTATCCCAATCTCCTCACACACATAACAAAAGGCAGgagaaaaattgtaaattctTACGAATTTCCCGGACATTTTTCTGTCATTTCCCGAGCAATGTAAGTAGAAAGCATTCGAAAAACCTAATCcgcaacaaacacacacacaaaacccGGACGAAAATGTTGCGCTTGCCAAATTGTggttattaatttgttatgaAAACGTCTCTCTCACGGCCGCCTTCTATATGGAAAAAAATTGGACAAACAACGAAGAAACCAAAAGTTGCGCTGCAGAATAGCAAGTGAGGTCCATTGGATCAGTTGAAAGGATACCCCCAGGACATCGCCATGGTGACCCCGCAATCGCCGACGCCCATGTTCAATGGATTGGACGACGATCTCTACAGTGACGCCAAGTATGCCCATGAAATCAACGACAAGATGCGGGTTCCCAAGAGAATTAAGGCCACTGGGGAGTACTCCAATGAGGATCTGCTGCTGTCCAACCAGAACGGCATGATCAGCTCCTGGAACTATCACGACAAAATTGACATGAATGTACCCGATCGAATCGTGGTCCTGGGTCACAATCAGCACCTGGAGACGCGCTCTGCTCCGCGGGAAATCCAGCTGGAGAACTCCATTCTGCCCAAGAATCCATCGGTTGGATTGGTGCGCGTCCAGACGCCACCGCGCATCATCACCCTCACCGACCACCACTTCCCCTCGGCCTCCGAGGAGAGCTCTCCCATTCGGGCAAATGGTCATCATCTGTATGGTAATGATCTCGACGAGGACGCCGACGACGAGGAGGCCCATGCCACCCAATATGTGCGTGCCAATGGAGTTGCCCGTATGGGATTCCACGCAAATGACACCAATTCAGTTGAATCGGACTCGCAGGTGAGtaaatatatcatatatcaagaatataattttcagttttttaattcGATTGTAAATGCTTCTAAATGAAATGGATTGGTAGAAGTAATTCGAAAAAGATTACGATTTCGCGTATCAGCAGACAGAAGAGCAACTTCGTGATTTCCGTATTAAGGGTACTTGATTGATAACTTGAATTGATAAAAGTGCATGTATAGATCCTAGCGATCTAAACATGACGCAATGAAACAGCCAAGAATGAtaatagaaatagaatttgCCACACATTCTGTTTGTCAAGCGATTAATAAGCAGCTGGTTTTATTGAATTCCTAATACTGCTTTGATAAGACGGCTGACCCAATTCCGATCGATTGTGTGGAAGCACACTCTCACTCTTGTTAATCGCTGGAGTAAGCGTGGGCCTCCGGTCGATCCTCGCCCTCCTGTGAGTCCTTAAGACGCTTCGCAAAAGGACGACACTTCCAGATGTCCACCTCGGTGGCCAGGCActtgcgaaaatcgaaatcgCACAGGCCCAAACTGTAAGAGCCCTCCATGGGCTCAAAGTAGTGGAGGCCTCGGCCAATCTTAATGACCACACCCGAGCTGAGCACGATCTTGCGATCATGCAAACTGTCGTCCATCTGGAAATTCATCTGGATGTTGCCAGCGGCCAGGTCGCTCCTCATTTGCTGCAGCATCTGCAACTGATTCTTTGGTGCCGCCGCATCTGGGCGCGTGGTGAGGCGAATATACTTTAGATAGCGACAATTCTTGACCAGCACTTCCAAGAAGTTGAGCAAATTCCTGAAGTGAGGCGGCTCCGTGAGATGTGGCTCATTGAGATGCGCCTCCCGGACGGCATCGTCCAAGTACGGACCAAACAGCCGCTGGTAGCTCCTGCCCCTGGCACCCTGCTCGATGGTGATGTGATCCAGCATCCTGCTGGTGTGCAAGTGACCTTTGACCTGGTCCCTCAGCTGTTTGGCCCGCGCCTCGTACATCTTCAAATATTTCCCACACAGCTGGCGGCGACACGGCTCCGCATCGGCCATCTGGGACAACTTGAAAATGCTCTCCTCGTAGAGTAGTATCGCCTCCATAATGTGACCCGTCTGCTCGCACTTCAGTGCACTTATTATCGCCTCCAGTTTCGGCAGCTCGCCTTCATCCACTTCTGCGAGGTTGGGGCTGGTTGTCATTGTTCACTATACAGAAATTTCGATATAGGGTGAATTTTccaaagttttttgtttataatagATGCAGACAATTTTTGGGGAAACTTTGAAAATGACTCGTTTCTGACAACTATTATTATGGAGACCTTGTTATAGAAGTCTCTTCCCAAATGTCACATTGATCACAGAACAAGTCCCCTAATTTTTCCAAATCAAACACttttaaaatggcaaacacaTCTAAACCTATACGGGGAATTAATCTGCAATTACCTTATGTCTTCCAGCTGACCACGGGCAGTGCCAGCAAGCGCTCGCAGTtgaatcagcagcagcacaacaaTCTGGATGCCTCGATGCTGGCGCACCGAGAGGGCACGCCCATGGGCGAGCTGACGCCCCACGAGGAGATCCTGTATCTGAGACGCCAGCTGGCCAAGCTG is part of the Drosophila yakuba strain Tai18E2 chromosome 2R, Prin_Dyak_Tai18E2_2.1, whole genome shotgun sequence genome and encodes:
- the LOC6530569 gene encoding MIT domain-containing protein 1; translated protein: MTTSPNLAEVDEGELPKLEAIISALKCEQTGHIMEAILLYEESIFKLSQMADAEPCRRQLCGKYLKMYEARAKQLRDQVKGHLHTSRMLDHITIEQGARGRSYQRLFGPYLDDAVREAHLNEPHLTEPPHFRNLLNFLEVLVKNCRYLKYIRLTTRPDAAAPKNQLQMLQQMRSDLAAGNIQMNFQMDDSLHDRKIVLSSGVVIKIGRGLHYFEPMEGSYSLGLCDFDFRKCLATEVDIWKCRPFAKRLKDSQEGEDRPEAHAYSSD
- the LOC6530568 gene encoding transport and Golgi organization protein 11, yielding MVTPQSPTPMFNGLDDDLYSDAKYAHEINDKMRVPKRIKATGEYSNEDLLLSNQNGMISSWNYHDKIDMNVPDRIVVLGHNQHLETRSAPREIQLENSILPKNPSVGLVRVQTPPRIITLTDHHFPSASEESSPIRANGHHLYGNDLDEDADDEEAHATQYVRANGVARMGFHANDTNSVESDSQLTTGSASKRSQLNQQQHNNLDASMLAHREGTPMGELTPHEEILYLRRQLAKLNRRVLNIEINNEQRTQREKIVYCLGLAYFVLKTIFWLNRN